The proteins below are encoded in one region of Streptomyces ficellus:
- a CDS encoding ferritin-like domain-containing protein: protein MNEQAAVTGEAPDGKALEAAQAALAAEHAAVYGYGVVGGRIGDTRAAEASAAYAAHRARRDALARSVRELGGKPAASAAAYTLPFPVPDAAAAVRLAAELEDRVAGVYSDLVRATDGPLRREAASALREAAVRAVRWRGTGVAFPGLAERS, encoded by the coding sequence ATGAACGAGCAGGCGGCCGTGACCGGTGAGGCCCCGGACGGGAAGGCCCTCGAAGCCGCGCAGGCCGCGCTGGCCGCCGAGCACGCCGCGGTGTACGGGTACGGGGTCGTCGGCGGCCGGATCGGCGACACGCGCGCGGCGGAGGCGAGCGCCGCGTACGCCGCGCACCGGGCCCGGCGGGACGCGCTGGCGCGATCGGTCCGCGAGCTGGGCGGGAAGCCCGCCGCGTCCGCCGCCGCGTACACGCTGCCGTTCCCGGTGCCGGACGCGGCCGCGGCCGTACGGCTGGCCGCCGAACTGGAGGACCGCGTCGCGGGCGTCTACTCCGACCTCGTACGGGCCACGGACGGCCCGCTGCGGCGGGAGGCGGCGAGCGCGCTGCGGGAAGCAGCGGTGCGGGCGGTCCGCTGGCGCGGCACCGGCGTAGCCTTTCCTGGGCTCGCCGAGCGGAGCTGA
- a CDS encoding proline--tRNA ligase has protein sequence MAQAQVQRMSRLMVKTLRDDPADAETLSHKLLVRAGYVRRNAAGIWSWLPLGMKVLENVSRVVREEMDAIGAQEVLLPALLPKEPYEATGRWNEYGAELFRLQDRKGGDYLLGPTHEEIFTQLVKDQCTSYKDLPVILYQIQTKYRDEARPRSGILRGREFQMKDSYSFDTTDEGLAESYALHREAYIKIFDRLGLRHKIVSAVSGAMGGSASEEFLAPAAAGEDTFVYCPNCDYAANTEAVTFKQQPEDPAAHGPVEELDTPDTPTIETLAAHLDVPASHTLKNLLVKVDGEIVAVGVPGDREVDLGKLEDHLAPATVELVTAEDFEGRDDLVRGYVGPQGLDKVRYLADPRVSSGTAWITGANKPGKHARNVVAGRDFEVDQYLDVVVVEEGDPCPNCGSDLKIDRAIEIGHIFQLGRKYADAFQLDVLGQNGKPVRVTMGSYGIGVSRAVAALAEQHADEQGLCWPREIAPADVHVVAAGKALQTELALDVSEKLKAAGLRVLVDDRAGVSPGVKFTDAELIGVPKILVAGRRSGEGVVELKDRRTGEREELTVDEAIARLSA, from the coding sequence ATGGCCCAGGCCCAGGTCCAGCGCATGTCCCGGTTGATGGTCAAGACACTGCGCGACGACCCGGCGGACGCCGAGACGCTCAGCCACAAGCTGCTCGTTCGCGCCGGTTACGTCCGCCGCAACGCCGCGGGCATCTGGTCGTGGCTGCCGCTGGGCATGAAGGTCCTGGAGAACGTGTCGCGCGTGGTGCGCGAGGAGATGGACGCGATCGGCGCGCAGGAGGTCCTGCTGCCCGCGCTGCTGCCGAAGGAGCCGTACGAGGCGACGGGCCGCTGGAACGAGTACGGCGCCGAACTGTTCCGCCTCCAGGACCGCAAGGGCGGCGACTACCTCCTGGGCCCGACCCACGAGGAGATCTTCACGCAGCTGGTCAAGGACCAGTGCACGTCCTACAAGGACCTGCCGGTGATCCTCTACCAGATCCAGACGAAGTACCGCGACGAGGCGCGTCCCCGTTCGGGCATCCTGCGCGGCCGTGAGTTCCAGATGAAGGACTCGTACTCCTTCGACACCACGGACGAGGGCCTGGCGGAGTCGTACGCGCTGCACCGCGAGGCGTACATCAAGATCTTCGACCGGCTCGGCCTGCGCCACAAGATCGTTTCGGCGGTGTCGGGCGCGATGGGCGGTTCCGCGTCGGAGGAGTTCCTGGCCCCGGCCGCCGCCGGTGAGGACACCTTCGTCTACTGCCCGAACTGTGACTACGCCGCCAACACCGAGGCCGTCACGTTCAAGCAGCAGCCCGAGGACCCCGCGGCGCACGGCCCGGTCGAGGAGCTGGACACCCCCGACACGCCGACCATCGAGACCCTCGCCGCGCACCTGGACGTCCCGGCCTCCCACACGCTGAAGAACCTGCTGGTCAAGGTGGACGGCGAGATCGTGGCCGTCGGTGTGCCCGGCGACCGCGAGGTGGACCTCGGCAAGCTGGAGGACCACCTGGCCCCGGCCACCGTCGAGCTGGTCACCGCGGAGGACTTCGAGGGCCGCGACGACCTGGTGCGCGGCTACGTCGGCCCGCAGGGCCTGGACAAGGTCCGGTACCTCGCCGACCCGCGCGTCTCGTCCGGCACGGCCTGGATCACCGGCGCCAACAAGCCCGGCAAGCACGCGAGGAACGTCGTCGCCGGACGTGACTTCGAGGTCGACCAGTACCTGGACGTCGTGGTCGTGGAGGAGGGCGACCCCTGCCCGAACTGCGGCTCCGACCTGAAGATCGACCGCGCCATCGAGATCGGCCACATCTTCCAGCTGGGCCGCAAGTACGCCGACGCCTTCCAGCTCGACGTCCTTGGCCAGAACGGCAAGCCGGTCCGCGTCACCATGGGCTCGTACGGCATCGGCGTCTCCCGCGCGGTGGCGGCCCTGGCCGAGCAGCACGCCGACGAGCAGGGCCTGTGCTGGCCCCGCGAGATCGCCCCGGCGGACGTGCACGTCGTGGCGGCCGGCAAGGCGCTCCAGACGGAGCTGGCGCTGGACGTGTCGGAGAAGCTGAAGGCGGCCGGCCTGCGGGTCCTGGTGGACGACCGGGCTGGGGTGTCGCCGGGCGTGAAGTTCACGGACGCGGAGCTGATCGGCGTACCGAAGATCCTCGTCGCGGGCCGCCGTTCCGGTGAGGGCGTTGTCGAGCTGAAGGACCGCCGCACCGGTGAGCGCGAGGAGCTGACGGTCGACGAGGCGATCGCCCGCCTCTCGGCGTAA
- a CDS encoding DUF4081 domain-containing GNAT family N-acetyltransferase, which translates to MLTQTTTRVLEPSDLGAALAVLESEPVDNAFVTSRVQVAGLDPWRLGGEMWGWYTDGRLRSLCYSGANLVPICATPEAVRAFADRARRAGRRCSSIVGPAEPTAQLWRLLEPSWGPARDVRAHQPLMVTDRPSPDVEPDPFVRRIRKDEMDVIMPACVAMFTEEVGVSPMAGDGGLLYQARVAELVGTGRSFARIEDGKVVFKAEIGAATPQACQIQGVWVAPEYRGRGLSETGMAAVLRYALADVSPVVSLYVNDYNLPARAAYRRVGFQEVGAFMSVLF; encoded by the coding sequence GTGTTGACGCAGACCACCACCCGGGTCCTCGAGCCCAGCGACCTCGGCGCCGCGCTCGCCGTGCTGGAGAGCGAGCCCGTCGACAACGCGTTCGTGACCTCCCGCGTGCAGGTCGCGGGGCTGGACCCGTGGCGCCTCGGCGGCGAGATGTGGGGCTGGTACACCGACGGCCGTCTCCGCTCGCTCTGCTACTCCGGCGCGAACCTGGTCCCGATCTGCGCCACCCCCGAAGCAGTCCGCGCGTTCGCGGACCGCGCCCGCCGGGCCGGGCGCCGCTGCTCGTCGATCGTCGGCCCGGCCGAACCGACGGCCCAGCTGTGGCGGCTCCTCGAGCCGAGTTGGGGCCCCGCCCGGGACGTCCGCGCGCACCAGCCGCTGATGGTGACCGACCGGCCGTCCCCGGACGTCGAGCCCGATCCGTTCGTCCGCCGGATCCGCAAGGACGAGATGGACGTGATCATGCCGGCGTGCGTGGCCATGTTCACGGAGGAGGTCGGCGTCTCGCCGATGGCGGGTGACGGCGGCCTGCTTTACCAGGCGCGCGTCGCGGAACTCGTCGGCACCGGCCGCTCCTTCGCCCGCATCGAGGACGGCAAGGTCGTCTTCAAGGCGGAGATCGGCGCGGCGACCCCGCAGGCCTGCCAGATCCAGGGCGTCTGGGTGGCGCCCGAGTACCGCGGCCGGGGCCTGTCGGAGACGGGTATGGCGGCGGTGCTGCGGTACGCGCTCGCGGACGTCTCGCCGGTGGTCTCGCTGTACGTCAACGACTACAACCTGCCGGCCAGGGCCGCGTACCGCCGCGTCGGGTTCCAGGAGGTCGGCGCCTTCATGAGCGTGCTCTTCTGA
- the nusA gene encoding transcription termination factor NusA — translation MDIDVKLLRGLAQEKEIAFDLLVEAIESALLIAYHRTEGARRHARVVLDRQTGHVTVWAKEDPADLEEGQEPKEFDDTPSDFGRIAASTARQVIQQRLRDAENDVTFGEYARREGDIVAGQVQQGKDPKNVLVKLDDKLEAILPVQEQVPGEDYTHGLRLRTYVVRVAKGVRGPSVTLSRTHPNLVKKLFALEVPEIADGSVEIAAIAREAGHRTKIAVRSTRSGLNPKGACIGPMGSRVRNVMAELHGEKIDIVDWSDDPAEMVANALSPARVSKVEVVDLGARSARVTVPDYQLSLAIGKEGQNARLAARLTGWRIDIRPDTEQPADDQG, via the coding sequence GTGGACATCGACGTGAAGCTCCTGAGGGGCTTGGCACAGGAGAAGGAGATCGCCTTCGACCTGCTGGTCGAGGCCATCGAGTCGGCCCTCCTCATCGCCTATCACCGCACCGAGGGAGCCCGCCGCCACGCCCGTGTCGTGCTGGACCGGCAGACCGGTCACGTGACGGTGTGGGCGAAGGAGGACCCGGCGGACCTGGAGGAGGGGCAGGAGCCCAAGGAGTTCGACGACACGCCGTCGGACTTCGGCCGCATCGCGGCGAGCACCGCCCGCCAGGTCATCCAGCAGCGGCTGCGCGACGCCGAGAACGACGTGACGTTCGGCGAGTACGCCCGCCGCGAGGGCGACATCGTGGCCGGCCAGGTGCAGCAGGGCAAGGACCCGAAGAACGTCCTGGTGAAGCTGGACGACAAGCTCGAGGCGATCCTGCCGGTGCAGGAGCAGGTGCCGGGCGAGGACTACACCCACGGCCTGCGGCTGCGGACCTACGTGGTCCGGGTCGCCAAGGGCGTGCGCGGTCCGTCCGTCACCCTTTCGCGTACGCATCCCAATCTGGTGAAGAAGCTGTTCGCGCTGGAGGTCCCGGAGATCGCGGACGGTTCCGTCGAGATCGCGGCGATCGCCCGCGAGGCCGGACACCGCACCAAGATCGCGGTCAGGTCCACCCGTTCGGGCCTGAACCCCAAGGGCGCCTGCATCGGCCCGATGGGCAGCCGGGTACGGAACGTGATGGCCGAGCTGCACGGCGAGAAGATCGACATCGTCGACTGGTCGGACGACCCGGCCGAGATGGTCGCCAACGCGCTGTCCCCGGCCCGGGTGTCCAAGGTGGAGGTCGTCGACCTCGGTGCCCGGTCCGCCCGGGTGACCGTGCCGGACTACCAGCTGTCGCTGGCCATCGGCAAGGAGGGGCAGAACGCCCGCCTGGCCGCGCGCCTGACCGGCTGGCGGATCGACATCCGCCCGGACACCGAGCAGCCGGCCGACGACCAGGGCTGA
- the infB gene encoding translation initiation factor IF-2: MAKVRVYELAKEFGVESKVVMAKLQELGEFVRSASSTIEAPVVRKLTDALQGPGGNAGKSAAKPGAPRKAAPAKPAAPSPAQAARPAAPKPGAPAPKPAAAEKPAAPAPGPRPTPGPKPAAAPKPAPASPAPANPEFTAPPSAPAAGPRPGATPGPRPAGRPQGERGQGGERGGRPGGAPRPGGERQAPRPGAPRPAGPRPGNNPFTSGGSTGMARPQAPRPGGAPRPGGPGAPGGPRPQGAGQGGPRPQAGPGGPRPTPGGMPRPQAPRPGGGPGGNRPNPGMMPQRPAAGPRPGGGPGGGRGPGGGGGRPGGAGRPGGGFAGRPAGPGGGGGGFAGRPGGGGGGRPGGPGGGGGGFGGRPGFGGRPGGPGGRGGTQGAFGRPGGPARRGRKSKRQRRQEYEAMQAPSVGGVMLPRGNGETVRLSRGASLTDFAEKINANPASLVAVMMNLGEMVTATQSVSDETLQLLGDEMNYQVQIVSPEEEDRELLESFDLEWGEDEGGEENLASRPPVVTVMGHVDHGKTRLLDAIRKTNVVAGEAGGITQHIGAYQVATEVNGEDRKITFIDTPGHEAFTAMRARGAKSTDIAILVVAANDGVMPQTIEALNHAKAADVPIVVAVNKIDVEGADPVKVRGQLTEYGLVAEEYGGDTMFVDISAKQGLHIDSLLEAVILTADASLDLRANPEQDAQGIAIEAHLDKGRGAVATVLVQRGTLRVGDTMVAGDAYGRVRAMLDDKGENVEEAGPSTPVLVLGLTNVPGAGDNFLVVDEDRTARQIAEKRAARERNAAFAKRVRRVSLEDLDKVLKAGEIQQLNLIIKGDASGSVEALESSLLQLDVGEEVDIRVLHRGVGAVTESDIDLAMGSDAIVIGFNVRAAGRAAQMAEREGVDVRYYSVIYQAIEEIEAALKGMLKPEYEEVELGTAEIREVFRSSKLGNIAGVLIRSGEVKRNTKARLIRDGKVIAENLNIEGLRRFKDDVTEIREGFEGGINLGNFNDIKIDDVIATYEMREKPRG, encoded by the coding sequence GTGGCTAAGGTCCGGGTATACGAACTCGCCAAGGAGTTCGGTGTGGAGAGCAAGGTCGTCATGGCCAAGCTCCAGGAACTCGGTGAATTCGTCCGTTCGGCGTCTTCGACCATCGAAGCGCCGGTTGTACGCAAACTGACCGACGCGCTGCAGGGGCCCGGCGGCAACGCCGGCAAGTCCGCAGCGAAGCCCGGCGCGCCCCGCAAGGCCGCGCCTGCCAAGCCCGCCGCGCCCTCCCCGGCGCAGGCGGCACGTCCCGCCGCCCCGAAGCCCGGCGCACCCGCGCCGAAGCCGGCGGCGGCCGAGAAGCCCGCGGCGCCGGCCCCCGGCCCGCGGCCCACCCCGGGTCCGAAGCCCGCGGCGGCGCCCAAGCCGGCGCCCGCCTCGCCGGCTCCGGCCAACCCGGAGTTCACCGCGCCCCCGTCGGCCCCGGCCGCCGGTCCCCGGCCCGGTGCCACGCCCGGTCCCCGTCCCGCCGGCCGCCCCCAGGGCGAGCGCGGTCAGGGCGGCGAGCGCGGCGGCCGCCCCGGCGGCGCCCCGCGCCCCGGTGGCGAGCGCCAGGCCCCCCGTCCGGGTGCCCCGCGTCCCGCGGGCCCGCGCCCGGGCAACAACCCGTTCACCTCTGGTGGCTCCACCGGCATGGCGCGCCCGCAGGCGCCCCGTCCGGGCGGTGCCCCGCGTCCCGGTGGCCCCGGTGCCCCGGGTGGTCCGCGTCCGCAGGGCGCCGGTCAGGGCGGTCCCCGTCCGCAGGCCGGTCCCGGCGGTCCCCGCCCGACCCCGGGCGGCATGCCCCGTCCGCAGGCCCCGCGTCCGGGCGGTGGCCCCGGCGGCAACCGCCCGAACCCGGGCATGATGCCGCAGCGTCCGGCTGCCGGTCCCCGCCCCGGCGGTGGCCCCGGTGGCGGTCGTGGTCCCGGTGGCGGCGGTGGCCGTCCCGGCGGCGCCGGTCGTCCCGGTGGCGGCTTCGCAGGTCGTCCGGCCGGTCCCGGCGGCGGTGGCGGCGGCTTCGCCGGCCGTCCCGGCGGCGGTGGCGGCGGTCGTCCCGGTGGTCCCGGTGGCGGTGGCGGCGGCTTCGGCGGTCGTCCCGGCTTCGGTGGCCGACCCGGCGGCCCCGGTGGCCGTGGTGGCACGCAGGGCGCGTTCGGCCGTCCCGGCGGTCCGGCGCGTCGTGGCCGCAAGTCGAAGCGGCAGAGGCGCCAGGAGTACGAGGCCATGCAGGCCCCGTCGGTCGGCGGCGTGATGCTGCCCCGCGGCAACGGCGAGACCGTTCGCCTGTCGCGCGGTGCGTCCCTCACCGACTTCGCGGAGAAGATCAACGCCAACCCGGCGTCGCTCGTCGCGGTCATGATGAACCTCGGCGAGATGGTCACCGCCACGCAGTCCGTCTCCGACGAGACGCTGCAGCTGCTCGGCGACGAGATGAACTACCAGGTTCAGATCGTCAGCCCCGAGGAGGAGGACCGCGAGCTGCTCGAGTCCTTCGACCTCGAGTGGGGCGAGGACGAGGGCGGCGAGGAGAACCTCGCGTCCCGTCCGCCGGTCGTGACCGTCATGGGTCACGTCGACCACGGTAAGACCCGACTGCTGGACGCGATCCGCAAGACGAACGTCGTCGCGGGCGAGGCCGGCGGCATCACGCAGCACATCGGTGCGTACCAGGTCGCCACCGAGGTCAACGGCGAGGACCGCAAGATCACCTTCATCGACACCCCGGGTCACGAGGCGTTCACCGCCATGCGTGCCCGTGGTGCGAAGTCCACCGACATCGCGATCCTCGTGGTCGCGGCCAACGACGGTGTGATGCCCCAGACGATCGAGGCGCTGAACCACGCCAAGGCGGCCGACGTGCCGATCGTGGTCGCGGTCAACAAGATCGACGTCGAGGGTGCCGACCCGGTCAAGGTGCGCGGTCAGCTGACCGAGTACGGCCTGGTGGCCGAGGAGTACGGCGGCGACACCATGTTCGTCGACATCTCCGCCAAGCAGGGTCTGCACATCGACTCCCTGCTGGAGGCCGTGATCCTGACGGCCGACGCCTCGCTCGACCTGCGGGCCAACCCGGAGCAGGACGCGCAGGGCATCGCCATCGAGGCCCACCTGGACAAGGGCCGCGGCGCCGTCGCGACCGTCCTGGTCCAGCGAGGCACCCTGCGGGTCGGCGACACGATGGTCGCGGGCGACGCCTACGGCCGCGTCCGCGCCATGCTCGACGACAAGGGCGAGAACGTGGAAGAGGCGGGTCCCTCGACCCCGGTCCTCGTCCTCGGCCTCACCAACGTCCCGGGCGCCGGCGACAACTTCCTGGTGGTCGACGAGGACCGTACGGCCCGTCAGATCGCCGAGAAGCGTGCCGCCCGCGAGCGGAACGCCGCGTTCGCCAAGCGCGTGCGCCGCGTCTCCCTCGAGGACCTGGACAAGGTGCTCAAGGCCGGCGAGATCCAGCAGCTCAACCTCATCATCAAGGGTGACGCTTCCGGTTCCGTCGAGGCGCTCGAGTCGTCGCTGCTCCAGCTCGACGTCGGCGAAGAGGTCGACATCCGCGTCCTGCACCGCGGTGTCGGTGCGGTCACGGAGTCGGACATCGACCTGGCGATGGGCTCCGACGCCATCGTCATCGGCTTCAACGTCCGCGCGGCCGGCCGTGCCGCGCAGATGGCGGAGCGCGAGGGCGTCGACGTCCGGTACTACTCGGTGATCTACCAGGCCATCGAGGAGATCGAGGCGGCCCTCAAGGGCATGCTCAAGCCGGAGTACGAAGAGGTCGAGCTCGGTACGGCGGAGATCCGCGAGGTCTTCCGCTCGTCCAAGCTGGGCAACATCGCGGGTGTCCTCATCCGTTCCGGCGAGGTCAAGCGCAACACCAAGGCGCGCCTCATCCGCGACGGCAAGGTCATCGCGGAGAACCTCAACATCGAGGGTCTGCGCCGGTTCAAGGACGACGTCACCGAGATCCGCGAAGGCTTCGAGGGCGGTATCAACCTCGGAAACTTCAACGACATCAAGATCGACGACGTCATCGCGACGTACGAGATGCGCGAGAAGCCGCGCGGCTGA
- a CDS encoding aminoglycoside phosphotransferase family protein, producing the protein MGFEAPQRLVRALGETYGDAAAGDWLARLPELAREAVDLRRLDVERVIAPGGRSSLVVLVTLPDGTPAALKVAPPFAAPDLERAALTHWDGWGAVRPLDGAGPDLLLERLHTEVSLRSLPEAKALLEAAGTVRKLWVAPAEGHGFESVAERTARQAEAMRAAKDAETAGLVAAALDARDGLVADAPEELLLHGNFRQGKVLAGDRAPWLAVGPEPLVGERAYDLARLVRDRVEDLVAAASGAASGRRRVNKLADSLDVDRERLRGWTLFRAVESGTRALAAGRRQDGELLLEFAGWL; encoded by the coding sequence ATGGGTTTTGAAGCGCCACAGCGACTGGTGCGGGCACTCGGCGAGACGTACGGGGACGCGGCCGCCGGCGACTGGCTCGCCCGGCTGCCCGAGCTCGCCCGGGAGGCGGTGGACCTGCGGCGTCTGGACGTCGAGCGGGTCATCGCGCCGGGCGGGCGCAGCAGCCTGGTCGTGCTCGTCACGTTGCCGGACGGCACCCCCGCCGCGCTGAAGGTCGCGCCGCCGTTCGCCGCGCCCGACCTGGAGCGGGCGGCGCTCACGCACTGGGACGGCTGGGGCGCCGTGCGGCCGCTGGACGGCGCGGGTCCCGACCTGCTGCTGGAGCGGCTCCACACCGAGGTGAGCCTGCGCTCGCTGCCCGAGGCGAAGGCGCTGCTGGAGGCCGCGGGCACGGTGCGCAAGCTGTGGGTGGCGCCGGCCGAGGGCCACGGGTTCGAGTCGGTCGCCGAGCGGACCGCGCGGCAGGCGGAGGCGATGCGGGCGGCGAAGGACGCGGAGACGGCCGGGCTGGTGGCGGCGGCGCTCGACGCGCGGGACGGGCTCGTCGCCGACGCCCCGGAGGAGCTGCTGCTGCACGGCAACTTCCGCCAGGGCAAGGTGCTGGCCGGTGACCGGGCGCCGTGGCTGGCGGTCGGGCCGGAGCCGCTCGTCGGTGAGCGGGCGTACGACCTGGCCCGGCTGGTCCGGGACCGGGTCGAGGACCTCGTCGCGGCGGCGTCGGGCGCGGCGTCGGGCCGCCGCCGGGTGAACAAGCTGGCCGACTCGCTCGACGTGGACCGTGAGCGGCTGCGCGGGTGGACGCTGTTCCGGGCCGTGGAGTCGGGTACGCGGGCCCTCGCGGCGGGGCGGCGGCAGGACGGCGAGCTGCTGCTGGAGTTCGCCGGCTGGCTGTAG
- the rimP gene encoding ribosome maturation factor RimP: MSTTQSERLRGLLEPLVSAEDLDLEEIEVSRAGRRRMLRIVVDSDEGVELDACAELSRAISEKLDETDAMGDEEYVLEVSSPGADRPLTEHRHYVRATGRLVKFQLHESGELVARILSVDDEGLDLEVPGVKGRKPTARRVAFPDIAKARVEIEFNRKDKKEEEA; encoded by the coding sequence ATGAGCACCACCCAGAGCGAAAGGCTGCGCGGGCTGCTGGAACCGCTGGTCAGCGCAGAGGACCTGGACCTCGAGGAGATCGAGGTGTCCCGGGCGGGCCGGCGGCGGATGCTGAGGATCGTCGTGGACTCGGACGAGGGCGTGGAGCTCGACGCCTGTGCCGAGCTGAGCCGCGCCATCTCCGAGAAGCTCGACGAGACGGACGCGATGGGCGACGAGGAGTACGTCCTCGAAGTCAGCTCGCCGGGCGCGGACCGCCCGCTGACCGAGCACCGCCACTACGTACGCGCCACCGGCCGCCTGGTGAAGTTCCAGCTGCACGAGAGCGGCGAACTGGTGGCCCGCATCCTCTCCGTGGACGACGAGGGCCTCGATCTCGAGGTGCCGGGCGTGAAGGGGCGCAAGCCCACCGCCCGCCGCGTCGCGTTCCCGGACATCGCGAAGGCGCGCGTGGAGATCGAGTTCAACCGCAAGGACAAGAAGGAAGAGGAGGCGTAG
- a CDS encoding slipin family protein produces MVEELLVTAAVLGSAALVYVAAAAKVVKQYEKGVVLRFGRLRSGVRAPGFTMVVPFVDRMHKVNMQIVTMPVPAQDGITRDNVTVRVDAVIYFKVVDAAAAIIRVEDYRFAVSQIAQTSLRSIIGKSDLDDLLSNREKLNQGLELMIDNPAVEWGVTIDRVEIKDVSLPETMKRSMARQAEADRERRARVINADAELQASKKLAEAAGVMSDTPSALQLRLLQTIVAVAAEKNSTLVLPFPVELLRFLERAAQDPSASASASPASPDRRHAAPEQPSLHVHDPHLHDLVDAPRETAAAPAPQVRDDDAGTAGCI; encoded by the coding sequence ATGGTCGAGGAACTGCTGGTAACGGCGGCGGTGCTGGGGTCGGCCGCCCTCGTCTACGTCGCGGCGGCCGCCAAGGTCGTCAAGCAGTACGAGAAGGGCGTGGTCCTGCGCTTCGGCCGGCTCCGCAGCGGTGTGCGGGCACCGGGGTTCACCATGGTCGTCCCGTTCGTCGACCGGATGCACAAGGTGAACATGCAGATCGTCACCATGCCGGTGCCCGCCCAGGACGGCATCACCCGCGACAACGTCACAGTCAGGGTCGACGCGGTGATCTACTTCAAGGTCGTGGACGCCGCGGCGGCGATCATCCGGGTCGAGGACTACCGGTTCGCGGTCTCCCAGATCGCGCAGACCTCACTGCGCTCCATCATCGGCAAGAGCGACCTGGACGACCTGCTCTCCAACCGGGAGAAGCTCAACCAGGGGCTGGAGCTGATGATCGACAACCCGGCCGTCGAGTGGGGCGTGACCATCGACCGGGTCGAGATCAAGGACGTCTCGCTGCCGGAGACGATGAAGCGCTCCATGGCCCGCCAGGCCGAGGCCGACCGCGAGCGGCGGGCCCGGGTCATCAACGCGGACGCGGAGCTCCAGGCGTCGAAGAAGCTCGCCGAGGCGGCCGGTGTCATGTCGGACACCCCGTCCGCCCTCCAGCTGCGGCTGCTCCAGACCATCGTGGCCGTCGCCGCCGAGAAGAACTCCACGCTGGTGCTCCCGTTCCCGGTGGAGCTGCTGCGCTTCCTGGAGCGGGCCGCGCAGGACCCGTCGGCCTCGGCCTCGGCCTCGCCGGCCTCGCCGGACCGGCGGCACGCCGCCCCGGAGCAGCCGTCGCTGCACGTCCACGACCCCCACCTGCACGACCTGGTCGACGCGCCCCGCGAAACGGCAGCGGCGCCGGCGCCCCAGGTACGGGACGACGACGCCGGTACGGCGGGCTGCATCTGA
- a CDS encoding GNAT family N-acetyltransferase, with translation MDDVVVRPLDLAAHVDAALAVQALAFGLSEDEVAVRRHIVLRHLQSPGACAYGATTPAGRLVGFVYGMPNDRLHWWSTVVQPYLVREGHGGWLDDSFVITELHVHPGFQGRGVGRELITTITDAAEQPRSILSAIDVENPARFLYRALGYQDLARRVHFPSAAKPYAVMGAPLPLPRRAGSAGRN, from the coding sequence ATGGATGACGTCGTGGTCCGACCGCTCGACCTCGCCGCGCACGTGGACGCCGCGCTCGCGGTGCAGGCCCTCGCCTTCGGGCTGTCCGAGGACGAGGTCGCGGTGCGCCGCCACATCGTGCTGCGCCATCTCCAGAGCCCGGGGGCGTGCGCCTACGGGGCGACGACGCCCGCCGGGCGGCTGGTCGGGTTCGTGTACGGGATGCCCAACGATCGTTTGCACTGGTGGTCGACGGTGGTCCAGCCGTATCTGGTCCGGGAGGGCCACGGCGGCTGGCTGGACGATTCCTTCGTCATCACCGAGCTCCACGTGCACCCCGGTTTCCAGGGCCGGGGCGTGGGCCGTGAGCTGATCACCACGATCACTGACGCCGCCGAGCAGCCCCGGTCGATCCTCTCCGCGATCGACGTGGAGAATCCGGCCCGGTTCCTCTACCGCGCCCTGGGCTACCAGGACCTGGCCCGCCGGGTGCATTTCCCGAGCGCCGCGAAGCCGTACGCGGTGATGGGCGCGCCGCTGCCGCTACCGCGCCGGGCGGGGTCCGCCGGGCGGAACTGA
- a CDS encoding YlxR family protein, translating into MSGRTHARACPERTCVGCRERAAKRDLLRIVLIKGECAPDPRGTLPGRGAYVHPASVCLDLAVRRRAFPRALRVQGPLDLADVRRYIEQSAP; encoded by the coding sequence GTGTCTGGCCGGACGCATGCCCGCGCCTGCCCTGAGCGAACCTGTGTGGGGTGCCGGGAGCGAGCGGCCAAGCGCGATCTGCTGCGGATCGTGTTGATCAAGGGCGAGTGCGCCCCCGATCCACGCGGTACGCTGCCCGGCCGGGGTGCTTATGTGCATCCCGCCTCGGTCTGTCTCGACCTGGCGGTCCGCCGCCGGGCGTTCCCCAGGGCCCTCAGGGTCCAGGGACCGCTCGACCTGGCGGACGTCCGCCGGTACATCGAGCAGTCGGCACCGTAA